In Vicinamibacteria bacterium, a genomic segment contains:
- a CDS encoding SDR family NAD(P)-dependent oxidoreductase, protein MDERVVITGASSGIGEACALEFAGAGASVALLARRVDRLSQVAEKVRARGGRAFVLPVDLGDGARARVAVRDAEAALGAIDVLVNNAGFGLYAPIESVPRADIERLFAVNTFGPLACIQAALPGMRTRGRGVIINVSSIVGKRALPMSGAYGASKYALHAISDALRVELRGTGVRVSVVCPGYTTTEFSDNVLDYGAERGRPRGARMTAEEVARVIAGCARNPRRELILTTRGRFLVFLERFAPSIADWAIARAVPVKLPTGAKT, encoded by the coding sequence ATGGACGAGCGCGTCGTCATCACCGGGGCTTCGAGCGGAATCGGTGAGGCCTGCGCCCTGGAGTTCGCCGGGGCCGGGGCGTCGGTTGCCCTGCTCGCTCGGAGAGTCGACCGACTCTCGCAAGTGGCGGAGAAGGTGCGCGCCCGAGGCGGACGGGCATTCGTCCTGCCGGTGGACCTCGGGGATGGCGCCAGAGCTCGTGTCGCGGTGCGCGACGCGGAAGCCGCTCTCGGGGCCATCGACGTCCTCGTCAACAACGCCGGCTTCGGGCTCTACGCGCCCATCGAGTCCGTGCCGCGCGCGGATATCGAGCGCCTCTTCGCCGTCAACACCTTTGGTCCACTCGCTTGCATCCAGGCGGCTCTTCCGGGAATGAGGACGCGCGGCCGCGGCGTCATCATCAATGTTTCGTCCATCGTCGGCAAACGGGCCCTTCCGATGTCGGGAGCCTACGGGGCTTCGAAGTACGCGCTCCATGCCATTTCCGACGCGCTCCGCGTCGAGCTCCGGGGAACGGGGGTGCGGGTCTCGGTGGTTTGCCCCGGCTACACGACGACGGAGTTCTCGGACAACGTGCTCGATTATGGTGCCGAACGAGGTCGGCCGCGAGGTGCCAGAATGACGGCCGAAGAGGTCGCCCGGGTGATCGCGGGCTGCGCGCGGAATCCTCGACGAGAGCTCATCCTGACGACTCGGGGTAGGTTTCTCGTATTTCTCGAACGATTTGCGCCCTCGATCGCGGATTGGGCGATCGCGCGGGCTGTCCCGGTGAAATTGCCGACGGGAGCCAAAACATGA